Proteins from a genomic interval of Candidatus Deferrimicrobium borealis:
- the carA gene encoding glutamine-hydrolyzing carbamoyl-phosphate synthase small subunit, whose product MPDRKAFLVLADGTAFEGTAFGYEGECSGEVVFNTGMTGYQEVLTDPSYKGQIVTMTYPEIGNTGINPEDVESNRPWVEGFIVREAWGPPSNWRHVESLDAYLRRYHVCGISGIDTRALTRRLRDGGSQMAVLSATDLDADRLARKARELPSLLGRDLVKEVTSDHAVHWSTGDWDLEKGYLPAAAFRGKFGRVPRIVAIDFGVKQNILRMMVSHGFDVTVVPAGATAAEVLTYSPDGVFLSNGPGDPEGVPYAVATVRALLGKVPMFGICLGHQIMGLALGGKTFKLKFGHHGCNQPVKDLATGKVEITSQNHNFSVDPGSLGTAARITHVNLNDGTVEGLSVPSMRCFSVQYHPEASPGPHDSRYLFTRFHRFLCGEEEL is encoded by the coding sequence ATGCCTGACCGGAAGGCCTTTCTCGTCCTCGCGGACGGCACGGCGTTCGAGGGGACCGCCTTCGGCTACGAGGGGGAGTGCTCCGGCGAGGTCGTCTTCAACACCGGCATGACCGGGTACCAGGAAGTGCTCACGGATCCTTCCTACAAGGGACAGATCGTCACGATGACGTATCCGGAGATCGGCAACACGGGGATCAACCCGGAGGACGTGGAATCGAACCGCCCCTGGGTCGAGGGGTTCATCGTTCGAGAGGCCTGGGGCCCGCCCTCGAACTGGCGGCACGTGGAGTCCCTCGACGCCTACCTTCGGAGGTACCACGTCTGCGGAATCTCGGGGATCGACACCCGCGCCCTCACGCGCCGCCTTCGGGACGGAGGGTCCCAGATGGCGGTCTTGTCGGCGACCGACCTCGACGCGGACCGCCTCGCGCGAAAAGCACGGGAGCTCCCATCCCTTCTTGGGCGCGACCTGGTGAAGGAGGTTACCTCCGACCATGCGGTCCATTGGAGCACGGGGGACTGGGACCTCGAGAAGGGGTACCTGCCGGCCGCGGCCTTCCGGGGCAAGTTCGGACGCGTCCCGCGGATCGTCGCGATCGACTTCGGGGTAAAGCAGAACATCCTCCGGATGATGGTCTCCCACGGGTTCGACGTGACCGTCGTGCCGGCCGGCGCCACCGCCGCGGAGGTCCTGACGTACTCTCCCGACGGCGTCTTCCTGTCGAACGGGCCGGGGGACCCCGAAGGCGTTCCGTACGCCGTCGCGACGGTCCGCGCGCTCCTCGGGAAGGTCCCGATGTTCGGGATCTGCCTCGGGCACCAGATCATGGGGCTCGCGCTGGGGGGAAAGACGTTCAAGCTGAAGTTCGGCCACCACGGGTGCAATCAGCCGGTGAAGGACCTGGCGACGGGAAAGGTCGAGATCACCAGCCAGAACCATAATTTTTCCGTCGATCCCGGATCCCTCGGCACCGCCGCCCGGATCACCCACGTGAACCTGAACGACGGGACCGTGGAGGGGCTCTCCGTCCCCTCGATGCGCTGCTTCTCGGTGCAGTACCACCCGGAGGCGTCCCCCGGCCCCCACGACTCGCGATACCTCTTCACCCGTTTCCACCGGTTCCTCTGCGGCGAGGAGGAGCTGTAA
- the lepB gene encoding signal peptidase I, giving the protein MMSELGIHPARTRKGKAREYAEAFGVALIIALIVRTLFLQAFKIPSGSMEDTLLVGDHIFVNKFIYGYHVPYTKGRILAFTTPKRGDIVVFVFPEDPSKDFIKRVVGTPGDVVEIRQKTVYINGSPLVEEYTRFADGKISGNSIRGRDDMPPVRVPAGKLFTMGDNRDRSYDSRFWGFVDMDAVIGKSLFIYFSIDWNRGVGWTDVGRFPELVRWDRIGRALH; this is encoded by the coding sequence ATGATGTCGGAACTGGGGATCCACCCGGCGAGGACCCGGAAGGGGAAGGCCCGGGAGTACGCCGAGGCGTTCGGCGTCGCGCTGATCATCGCCCTGATCGTCCGCACCCTTTTCCTGCAGGCGTTCAAGATCCCTTCGGGCTCGATGGAGGACACCCTTCTGGTCGGTGACCACATCTTCGTCAACAAGTTCATCTACGGATACCACGTGCCGTACACGAAGGGACGGATCCTCGCCTTCACCACGCCGAAACGGGGCGACATCGTGGTCTTCGTCTTCCCCGAGGACCCGAGCAAGGATTTCATCAAGCGTGTCGTCGGCACTCCGGGAGATGTCGTGGAGATCCGGCAGAAGACGGTCTACATCAACGGGTCTCCTCTTGTGGAAGAGTACACGCGTTTCGCGGACGGGAAAATTTCCGGCAATTCCATCCGCGGCAGGGACGACATGCCCCCCGTGCGGGTGCCCGCCGGGAAACTCTTCACGATGGGGGACAACCGCGACCGGTCGTACGACTCCCGCTTCTGGGGGTTCGTCGACATGGACGCCGTCATCGGCAAGTCGCTGTTCATCTACTTCTCCATCGACTGGAATCGCGGCGTCGGATGGACGGACGTGGGGCGTTTCCCCGAGCTGGTCCGCTGGGATCGGATCGGACGCGCGTTGCATTAG
- a CDS encoding radical SAM protein, giving the protein MRAGSPPAEELLSDCRLCPRECGVNRLEGERGFCGAGRLARVAAVSVHHGEEPPISGTRGSGTIFFSHCNMKCLFCQNYPISQYGNGREMDAETLAGEMLRLRESGVHNVNFVTPTPHAPQMLEAILLARGKGFDLPVVYNTNGYDALETLALLEGVVDIYLPDAKYLSAELAGTASGTPDYARHNEAAIDEMVRQVGFLSSGDDGIAARGVLVRHLVLPGRVGETEAVLAHLSERHGPELPLSLMGQYFPAWQAATVAGFDRKVTRKEYDRAIEAASLLGLRNVFIQER; this is encoded by the coding sequence ATGCGAGCGGGGAGCCCCCCTGCGGAGGAGCTCCTGTCGGATTGTCGCCTGTGCCCCAGGGAGTGCGGAGTGAACCGGCTCGAAGGGGAGCGGGGATTCTGCGGCGCCGGGAGACTCGCGCGCGTCGCCGCCGTTTCGGTGCACCACGGCGAGGAGCCGCCGATCTCGGGGACGCGCGGCTCGGGGACGATCTTTTTCAGCCACTGCAACATGAAGTGCCTCTTCTGCCAGAACTATCCGATCAGCCAGTACGGAAACGGGCGGGAGATGGACGCCGAAACGCTGGCGGGGGAGATGCTTCGGCTCCGGGAGTCGGGGGTCCACAACGTCAACTTCGTCACCCCCACCCCGCACGCGCCGCAGATGCTGGAAGCGATCCTTCTGGCCCGCGGGAAGGGATTCGATCTCCCGGTGGTCTACAACACGAACGGATATGACGCGCTCGAAACGCTCGCGCTCCTCGAAGGCGTCGTCGACATCTACCTCCCGGACGCGAAATATCTTTCCGCGGAGCTTGCGGGAACGGCGTCAGGAACCCCCGACTACGCGCGGCACAACGAAGCCGCCATCGACGAGATGGTGCGCCAGGTCGGGTTCCTGTCCTCCGGGGACGATGGAATCGCCGCGCGGGGGGTCCTCGTGCGTCATCTCGTCCTTCCGGGAAGGGTGGGGGAGACGGAGGCCGTGCTGGCCCACCTGTCGGAAAGGCACGGTCCCGAACTTCCCCTGTCACTGATGGGGCAATATTTCCCGGCGTGGCAGGCGGCCACCGTCGCCGGGTTCGACAGGAAGGTGACCCGGAAGGAGTACGACCGGGCGATCGAGGCCGCTTCGCTACTCGGGCTCCGGAACGTTTTCATACAGGAGCGATAG
- a CDS encoding NAD-dependent epimerase/dehydratase family protein has product MRVMVTGGAGFIASHVAQAYVVAGHEVLVLDNLSSGKKENVPEGARFVFGDAGSETAVEAIRTFRPDVLCHHAAQINVRKSVADPVFDAKENIVSTLVLLEAGREHGVRKVIFSSSGGAGYGEQEYFPADEAHPLQPVSPYGVAKISVELYLRYYRTQYGLEYTALRYSNVYGPRQDPHGEAGVVAIFCERLLKGQPALINGDGLQTRDYVYVGDVVRANLAALSRGDGLSINIGTGIETDVNTLFRMLRDLSGSRQEEIHGPSMPGEQRRSVIENGMAFNELGWYPDVSLEDGLALTLAYFRDKVKSSGTW; this is encoded by the coding sequence ATGCGGGTCATGGTCACCGGCGGGGCGGGGTTCATCGCCTCCCACGTAGCGCAAGCGTACGTCGTGGCGGGTCACGAGGTCCTCGTGCTGGACAACCTTTCCTCCGGGAAGAAGGAGAACGTCCCGGAGGGAGCGCGGTTCGTCTTCGGAGACGCCGGGTCGGAGACCGCCGTCGAGGCGATCCGGACCTTCAGGCCGGATGTCCTCTGCCACCACGCTGCGCAGATCAACGTGCGCAAGTCCGTGGCCGATCCCGTCTTCGACGCGAAGGAGAACATCGTGAGCACGCTCGTCCTTCTCGAGGCCGGGCGGGAGCACGGCGTCCGGAAGGTGATCTTCTCCTCCTCCGGAGGCGCGGGGTACGGCGAGCAGGAGTACTTCCCCGCGGACGAAGCGCATCCGCTGCAGCCCGTATCCCCGTATGGGGTGGCGAAGATCTCCGTCGAGCTCTACCTGCGCTACTACCGTACCCAGTACGGGCTGGAATACACGGCGCTGCGGTACTCGAACGTGTACGGCCCCCGGCAGGATCCCCACGGGGAGGCAGGGGTGGTCGCCATCTTCTGCGAGCGGCTGCTGAAAGGGCAGCCCGCCCTTATCAACGGAGACGGACTCCAGACCCGCGATTACGTCTACGTAGGGGACGTGGTGCGCGCCAATCTCGCGGCGCTCTCCCGGGGGGACGGGCTCTCGATCAACATCGGAACCGGGATCGAGACCGACGTGAACACCCTCTTCCGGATGTTGCGGGACCTCTCCGGGAGCCGCCAGGAAGAGATCCACGGGCCGTCGATGCCGGGGGAGCAGCGCCGGTCGGTCATCGAAAACGGGATGGCCTTCAACGAGTTGGGGTGGTATCCTGACGTCTCGCTGGAAGATGGGCTCGCCCTCACGCTCGCGTACTTCCGAGACAAGGTGAAATCCTCCGGAACCTGGTAG
- a CDS encoding dihydroorotase, translated as MLLIKGGRVIDPASGRDEIGHLVLEDGKVRGFLAGEAPALFQGKVISAEGKWVVPGLIDMHVHLRDPGYEWKEDISTGTRAAAAGGFTSVACMANTNPVNDTPEVTRHIIEKARREGCANVFPVAAVTRGLEGKEMADFSELADAGAVAFSDDGKPVENPLLLRRAMEYVRPFGYRILSHAEDSVLAGGGSAHEGWTARKLGIPGIPSAAEEVAIARDILIARQVGGKLHIQHISTRMGVDLLRMARRAGLDVTGETAPQYFTLTDAALEGYDTNAKMNPPLRGEEDRMAILEGIRDGTIDAIACDHAPHEAYVKKCEFAAAANGIIGLQTSLTLSLSLLAGGNVAPARLIELLSAGPARILGLRGKGTLAAGADADVTVIDPEAEWEFGPGVVLSKSKNSPFLGWKMRGRAAATICGGRVRHTTIAGVTADA; from the coding sequence ATGTTGCTCATTAAGGGGGGGAGGGTGATCGACCCGGCGTCCGGCCGGGACGAAATCGGTCACCTGGTGCTGGAAGACGGGAAGGTCCGCGGGTTCCTGGCGGGCGAAGCCCCCGCGCTGTTCCAGGGGAAGGTGATCTCCGCGGAGGGGAAGTGGGTCGTGCCCGGCCTGATCGACATGCACGTTCACCTGCGTGACCCGGGATACGAGTGGAAAGAGGATATCTCCACCGGGACGCGCGCGGCGGCGGCCGGCGGATTCACCTCCGTCGCCTGCATGGCCAACACGAATCCGGTCAACGATACCCCGGAGGTCACCCGGCACATCATCGAGAAAGCGCGTCGGGAAGGGTGCGCCAACGTCTTTCCGGTGGCCGCGGTGACCCGCGGGCTCGAAGGGAAAGAGATGGCGGACTTCTCCGAACTGGCCGACGCCGGGGCGGTGGCGTTTTCGGACGACGGGAAACCGGTGGAGAACCCCCTCCTGCTCCGGCGTGCGATGGAGTACGTCCGTCCCTTCGGATATCGCATCCTCTCCCACGCGGAGGATTCCGTCCTGGCCGGCGGCGGGTCCGCGCACGAGGGGTGGACCGCCCGGAAACTCGGGATCCCGGGGATCCCCTCCGCCGCGGAGGAGGTCGCCATCGCCCGGGACATCCTGATCGCCCGCCAGGTGGGAGGGAAGCTGCACATCCAGCACATCAGCACCCGGATGGGGGTGGACCTCCTCCGGATGGCCCGTCGCGCCGGCCTCGACGTCACGGGCGAGACGGCTCCTCAATACTTCACCCTGACCGACGCGGCGCTCGAAGGGTACGACACGAACGCGAAGATGAACCCGCCGCTGCGCGGCGAGGAGGACCGGATGGCGATCCTCGAGGGGATCCGGGACGGGACGATCGACGCGATCGCCTGCGACCATGCCCCGCACGAGGCGTACGTCAAGAAGTGCGAATTCGCCGCCGCCGCCAACGGCATCATCGGCCTGCAGACCTCTCTTACGCTCTCGCTTTCCCTGCTGGCCGGGGGAAACGTCGCTCCGGCGCGTCTCATTGAATTGCTCTCCGCCGGGCCCGCGCGGATCCTCGGCCTGCGCGGCAAGGGAACGCTCGCCGCCGGCGCGGACGCCGACGTCACGGTCATCGACCCCGAGGCGGAATGGGAATTCGGACCCGGAGTCGTGCTCTCGAAGTCGAAGAACAGTCCCTTCCTCGGGTGGAAGATGCGCGGTCGCGCGGCGGCGACGATCTGCGGCGGGCGGGTCCGCCACACGACGATCGCGGGAGTCACGGCGGATGCCTGA
- the lptD gene encoding LPS assembly protein LptD, with protein sequence MPIPPALRDLSKSGIRLDSPVHMTADTLSYDEETGVALAEGSVEMGFGTRTMRADRVRYDSTTGEADLTGKVRYKDMDEEFAFDRITINLDSETGVLYNGTIRISSNNYQIASQKIEKTGKSTFLIEKGTLTTCPCDPEPDWKFEVRRAQVTLDQYAIGKDITFRVRGVPVLWIPWGAFPVKTTRQSGFLLPNFSSNDSRGFTLQVPYFQVINRWSDATVTLDAMSHRGYRPEIEYRFVLNPESEGAIRATMFRDRVEDQNRGRYYGENVFRSGSFTANAVLEVPTDPNYYIDLVDNTSLQWARYAHSEGFVSVTRPDSEHALSIVWNYNLQDNTGPDNTVQRVPEYTMTLLPVGIPVVGIDLAGEISATRFQRGDGSDELRARGYGEVSRAIPLYRSFTLVPYLFADVLGTRFEQSPAEDPSVRGRFVPGGGATLSADARKDIPGRALVHSAGISGGFRYVPKIYQDDLPITDRWSRLAPQNQFLLTLSQRLLGLKEGAAPKELLSFHIEWAYDFGGNEQSGSPYVDPLAPYVRALRDQIDTGAGRPPEKNNAASDIYAKFGLNPIERWRFQGEALFDPVETNFTVGAVSGEYIKDDDHKVLVEYRLSRDLAEDVRGSFAWRLLRWLRLQALANYSLRDSYLSEGAVGVSLYPRSDCWNVGFTVDRKTQPDDTTVKLTFGLKGIGSGGI encoded by the coding sequence TTGCCCATTCCCCCTGCCCTGAGGGATCTCTCGAAATCGGGGATCCGTCTCGATTCCCCGGTTCACATGACCGCCGACACCCTCTCGTATGACGAGGAGACCGGAGTCGCCCTGGCGGAGGGGAGCGTCGAAATGGGATTCGGAACCCGGACGATGCGCGCCGACCGGGTCCGGTACGATTCGACGACGGGAGAGGCGGACCTCACCGGGAAGGTGCGGTATAAGGATATGGACGAGGAGTTCGCGTTCGACCGGATCACGATCAACCTCGACTCGGAGACGGGAGTCCTCTACAACGGGACCATCCGGATCAGCAGCAACAATTATCAAATCGCGAGCCAGAAGATCGAGAAGACGGGAAAGAGTACGTTCCTGATCGAAAAGGGGACGCTTACCACATGCCCGTGCGACCCCGAGCCGGACTGGAAGTTCGAGGTACGCCGGGCGCAGGTCACCCTCGACCAGTACGCGATCGGGAAGGACATCACGTTCCGCGTCCGGGGTGTTCCCGTCCTGTGGATTCCGTGGGGGGCGTTTCCCGTGAAGACGACGCGGCAGAGCGGATTCCTGCTCCCGAACTTCTCCTCCAACGATTCCAGGGGATTTACGCTGCAGGTGCCGTACTTCCAGGTGATCAACCGGTGGAGCGACGCCACCGTGACGCTCGATGCGATGAGCCACCGCGGATATCGCCCGGAAATCGAGTACCGGTTCGTCCTGAACCCGGAATCGGAGGGGGCGATTCGCGCGACAATGTTCCGGGACCGGGTCGAGGATCAGAACCGGGGTCGCTATTACGGGGAGAACGTATTCCGTTCGGGTTCCTTCACGGCGAATGCGGTTCTGGAAGTGCCTACCGACCCGAACTACTACATCGATCTGGTCGACAATACCTCGCTCCAGTGGGCACGCTACGCCCACTCGGAAGGCTTCGTGTCCGTCACGAGGCCGGACTCCGAACACGCGCTCTCGATCGTGTGGAACTACAACCTCCAGGACAATACCGGGCCGGACAACACCGTGCAGCGGGTGCCGGAGTACACGATGACGCTCCTGCCCGTCGGGATCCCCGTCGTCGGGATCGATCTTGCCGGAGAGATCTCCGCAACCCGGTTCCAGCGCGGGGATGGCTCCGACGAGCTCCGCGCCAGGGGGTACGGGGAGGTTTCACGGGCGATACCGCTGTACCGTTCCTTCACCCTGGTGCCGTACCTTTTCGCGGACGTTCTCGGCACCCGGTTCGAACAGTCTCCGGCGGAGGACCCGTCCGTACGCGGGCGCTTCGTGCCCGGAGGCGGGGCGACGCTTTCGGCCGATGCCCGCAAGGATATCCCCGGGAGGGCTCTCGTCCATTCGGCCGGGATCTCGGGGGGGTTTCGTTACGTTCCGAAGATCTACCAGGACGATCTCCCCATCACCGACCGATGGTCGCGTCTGGCACCCCAGAACCAGTTTCTCCTCACGCTTTCACAACGTCTTCTCGGGCTGAAGGAGGGCGCGGCGCCGAAGGAGTTGCTGTCGTTCCATATCGAGTGGGCCTATGATTTCGGAGGGAACGAGCAGTCGGGGAGCCCGTATGTCGATCCGCTTGCGCCTTACGTCCGGGCGTTGCGGGACCAGATCGACACGGGAGCGGGTCGTCCGCCGGAAAAGAACAACGCCGCCTCGGACATCTACGCAAAGTTCGGGCTGAACCCCATCGAGCGGTGGCGTTTCCAGGGCGAGGCGCTCTTCGATCCGGTGGAGACCAACTTCACGGTCGGCGCGGTCAGCGGGGAGTATATAAAAGACGACGATCACAAGGTTCTCGTCGAGTACCGGCTATCCCGGGACCTGGCGGAAGACGTGCGGGGGTCATTCGCGTGGCGCCTGCTCCGCTGGCTCCGCCTTCAGGCGCTGGCGAACTACTCCCTGCGGGACAGCTACCTATCCGAGGGGGCGGTGGGGGTGTCGTTGTATCCGCGAAGCGACTGCTGGAACGTCGGGTTTACCGTCGATCGGAAGACGCAACCGGACGACACGACCGTAAAATTGACGTTCGGGCTCAAGGGGATCGGTTCCGGGGGAATCTAA
- a CDS encoding aspartate carbamoyltransferase catalytic subunit: MEWHRRHVLGLSDFHPEEMEFVVDTARSMEEVLTRDIKKVPALRGKTVVNLFFEASTRTRTSFEIAGKRLSADVVNVSSATSSVTKGETLLDTARNIEAMKPNILVVRHSASGAALFLSRHVSCSIINAGDGANEHPSQGLLDLYTILKVKGKIAGLKIAIVGDILHSRVLRSDLHSLGRMGAKLWLCGPAPLVPREMERTGAVVTSDIREAVRGADVIIMLRIQLERQKTSYFPSLREYSRRFGLNRDVFSLAKDDAVIMHPGPINRGVELSDELADCERSLVLRQVESGVAVRMALLYLLAGGSHVAH; the protein is encoded by the coding sequence ATGGAATGGCATCGCCGACACGTCCTCGGGCTGTCCGACTTCCACCCGGAGGAGATGGAGTTCGTCGTCGACACCGCGCGGTCGATGGAGGAGGTGCTCACGCGCGACATAAAGAAGGTCCCCGCGCTTCGCGGGAAGACCGTGGTCAACCTCTTCTTCGAGGCCAGCACGCGGACCCGGACCTCGTTCGAGATCGCCGGGAAGCGCCTCTCCGCCGACGTGGTGAACGTCAGCTCGGCCACCTCGAGCGTCACGAAGGGGGAGACGCTCCTCGACACGGCGCGGAACATCGAGGCGATGAAGCCCAACATCCTCGTCGTACGGCACTCCGCGTCGGGCGCGGCCCTTTTCCTGTCCCGCCACGTCTCCTGCTCGATCATCAACGCGGGGGACGGGGCGAACGAACATCCTTCCCAGGGCCTGCTCGACCTCTACACGATCCTGAAGGTGAAGGGGAAGATCGCCGGCCTCAAGATCGCCATCGTGGGGGATATCCTGCACAGCCGGGTCCTCCGGTCGGACCTCCACTCCCTCGGGAGGATGGGCGCGAAGCTGTGGCTGTGCGGACCGGCCCCGCTCGTTCCCCGGGAGATGGAGCGGACCGGGGCGGTCGTGACGAGCGATATTCGTGAAGCGGTGCGGGGGGCCGATGTCATCATCATGCTCCGGATCCAGCTTGAGAGGCAAAAAACATCGTATTTCCCATCATTAAGAGAGTATTCCCGAAGGTTTGGCTTGAACCGTGACGTCTTCTCCCTCGCGAAGGATGACGCGGTGATCATGCATCCGGGACCGATCAATCGGGGGGTGGAGCTGTCCGACGAACTGGCCGACTGCGAACGGTCCCTGGTGCTGCGGCAGGTCGAGTCCGGGGTAGCCGTCCGGATGGCGCTTCTCTACCTTCTCGCTGGAGGTTCCCATGTTGCTCATTAA
- the lepA gene encoding translation elongation factor 4 yields MRIENIRNFSIIAHIDHGKSTLADRLLEITGTLSDREKVDQFLDKMDLERERGITIKAQTVRMRHRAEDGKGYILNLIDTPGHVDFSYEVSRSLSACEGAILVVDASQGVEAQTLANVYMALDLNLEVIPVLNKIDLPNAEVDRVRQEIEDVIGLDTSGILAVSAKKGTGVPELLEKVIKGIPPPEGDPDAPTKALIIDSWFDNYAGVVVLARVLDGAIRSGQRVTFMATGNSFEVQKVGVFSPHPEELQALGTGEVGFVIANIKELTETKVGDTITDARHPTARPLPGFKVVRPMVFAGVYPLASDQYPQLRTAIDKLRLNDSSFTAEPESSVALGFGFRCGFLGLLHMEIVQERLEREYDVQLITTAPTVGYHAVKIDGSVLEVDSPARLPEPLELDHIEEPIIHATIHLPAEYLGNVLKLCEERRGVQRQMKFVSATRVILEYELPLNEIVLDFYDKLKTASRGYASMDYDFLRFQPSNLVRLDILLNGDKVDALSLIVHRDNAYPKGKDVTERLRKLIPRQMFEVVIQAAIGGKIIARESVKAIRKNVIAKCYGGDISRKRKLLEKQKEGKKRMKQVGSVEIPQEAFLSILKVKE; encoded by the coding sequence ATGCGAATAGAGAACATCAGAAATTTCTCCATCATCGCCCACATCGACCACGGGAAGTCCACCCTGGCCGACCGGCTCCTCGAGATCACCGGGACCCTTTCGGATCGGGAGAAGGTCGACCAGTTCCTGGACAAGATGGATCTCGAGCGGGAGCGCGGGATCACGATCAAGGCCCAGACCGTCCGGATGCGCCATCGTGCGGAGGACGGAAAGGGATACATCCTCAACCTGATCGATACCCCCGGGCACGTCGACTTCTCCTACGAGGTGTCCCGCAGTTTGAGCGCCTGCGAAGGCGCGATCCTCGTCGTGGACGCGTCGCAGGGCGTCGAGGCGCAGACGCTCGCCAACGTCTACATGGCGCTCGACCTGAACCTCGAGGTCATCCCCGTCCTGAACAAGATCGATCTTCCGAACGCCGAGGTCGATCGGGTGCGGCAGGAGATCGAAGACGTCATCGGCCTCGACACCTCCGGGATCCTTGCGGTCAGCGCGAAGAAGGGGACCGGCGTCCCGGAACTGCTCGAGAAGGTGATCAAGGGGATCCCCCCTCCCGAGGGGGATCCGGATGCCCCGACCAAGGCGCTGATCATCGATTCCTGGTTCGACAACTACGCGGGCGTCGTCGTTCTGGCCCGGGTGCTGGACGGCGCGATCCGGTCCGGCCAGAGGGTCACCTTCATGGCGACGGGGAATTCGTTCGAGGTGCAGAAGGTCGGCGTCTTCTCTCCCCACCCGGAGGAATTGCAGGCGCTGGGGACCGGGGAGGTCGGTTTCGTGATCGCCAATATAAAGGAACTGACCGAGACGAAGGTGGGCGACACGATCACCGACGCGCGCCATCCCACCGCGAGGCCGCTCCCGGGGTTCAAGGTCGTCCGGCCGATGGTGTTCGCGGGCGTCTACCCCCTCGCTTCCGACCAGTATCCCCAGCTGCGGACGGCGATCGACAAGCTTCGGCTCAACGACTCCTCGTTCACGGCGGAGCCGGAGAGCTCCGTGGCGCTGGGATTCGGTTTCCGGTGCGGATTTCTCGGGCTGCTCCACATGGAGATCGTCCAGGAGCGGCTGGAGCGCGAATACGACGTGCAGCTCATCACCACGGCCCCCACGGTCGGGTACCACGCGGTGAAGATCGACGGCTCGGTACTGGAAGTCGACAGCCCCGCCCGGCTCCCGGAACCGCTCGAGTTGGACCATATCGAGGAGCCGATCATCCACGCCACGATTCACCTCCCGGCGGAATACCTGGGAAACGTCCTCAAGCTTTGCGAGGAGCGGCGGGGCGTGCAGCGGCAGATGAAGTTCGTCTCGGCGACCCGGGTCATCCTCGAGTACGAACTGCCGCTGAACGAGATCGTTCTCGACTTCTACGACAAGCTCAAGACCGCCTCCCGCGGCTACGCCTCGATGGATTACGACTTTCTCCGGTTTCAGCCGTCCAACCTGGTCCGGCTGGACATCCTGCTCAACGGGGACAAGGTGGACGCCCTTTCGCTCATCGTGCACCGGGACAACGCCTACCCGAAGGGGAAGGATGTCACGGAGCGCCTTCGGAAACTGATTCCGCGCCAGATGTTCGAGGTGGTCATCCAGGCGGCGATCGGCGGCAAGATCATCGCCCGGGAGTCGGTCAAGGCGATCCGGAAGAACGTCATCGCGAAATGCTACGGCGGCGACATCTCGAGAAAGCGGAAACTCCTGGAGAAGCAGAAGGAAGGGAAGAAGCGGATGAAGCAGGTCGGCTCCGTCGAGATCCCCCAGGAGGCGTTCCTGTCGATCCTCAAGGTGAAGGAGTAG
- the pyrR gene encoding bifunctional pyr operon transcriptional regulator/uracil phosphoribosyltransferase PyrR, protein MKKTGMKILLDGKGVERVLSRLTHEIIEKNKGAGQIVLVGIASGGIPLSQVIRRKIQVIEGVDVPTGFVDITLYRDDLARAGYQARMKRTEIPFSIDDKKVILVDDVLYTGRTIRAAMDALIDFGRPRNIQLAVLIDRGHRELPIRADFVGRNVPTSRTETVLVRVEGTPEDWTVHLKEEPPGKGE, encoded by the coding sequence ATGAAGAAAACCGGCATGAAGATCCTCCTGGACGGCAAGGGGGTCGAGCGCGTTCTCTCCCGCCTGACCCACGAGATCATCGAGAAGAACAAGGGTGCGGGACAGATCGTCCTCGTTGGAATCGCCTCCGGAGGAATCCCCCTTTCCCAGGTGATCCGCCGGAAGATCCAGGTGATCGAAGGGGTGGACGTCCCCACCGGATTCGTCGACATCACCCTCTACCGGGACGACCTCGCCCGCGCCGGATACCAGGCGCGCATGAAGCGGACGGAGATTCCCTTCTCCATCGACGACAAGAAGGTGATTTTGGTCGACGACGTCCTCTACACGGGCCGGACGATCCGGGCGGCCATGGACGCGCTGATCGACTTCGGTCGCCCACGAAACATCCAGCTGGCGGTCCTCATCGACCGGGGGCACCGCGAGCTCCCCATCCGCGCCGACTTCGTCGGGCGGAACGTCCCCACGTCCCGGACGGAGACCGTCCTGGTGCGTGTCGAGGGGACGCCGGAGGATTGGACGGTCCACTTGAAGGAAGAACCGCCAGGGAAGGGGGAATAG